A genomic window from Streptomyces sp. NBC_01429 includes:
- a CDS encoding cellulose-binding protein, producing MSDTSSPFGFELVRRGYDRGQVDDRITKLVADRDSALSRITALEKRIEELHLETQNAQAQVTDAEPSYAGLGARVEKILRLAEEEAKDLREEARRASEQHRELAESAAQQVRNDAEAFATERKAKAEDEGVRIVDKAKGDAATLRSDAQKDAQSKREEADALFEETRAKAAQAAADFETNLAKRREQSERDLASRQAKAEKRLAEIEHRAEQLRLEAEKLRTDAERRARQTVETAQRQSEDIVADANAKADRIRSESERELAALTNRRDSINAQLTNVREMLATLTGAAVAAAGTPADDEPISRGVPAQQSR from the coding sequence ATGAGCGACACTTCCTCCCCATTCGGCTTCGAGCTCGTGCGGCGTGGTTACGACCGCGGTCAGGTGGACGACCGCATTACCAAACTCGTCGCCGACCGTGACAGCGCGCTGTCCCGTATCACCGCTCTTGAGAAGCGCATCGAGGAACTCCACCTCGAAACGCAGAACGCCCAGGCCCAGGTCACCGACGCGGAACCGTCGTACGCCGGACTCGGCGCCCGCGTCGAGAAGATCCTCCGTCTCGCCGAGGAGGAGGCGAAGGACCTGCGCGAGGAGGCCCGTCGCGCGTCCGAGCAGCACCGCGAACTGGCCGAGTCCGCGGCCCAGCAGGTGCGCAACGACGCCGAGGCGTTCGCCACCGAGCGCAAGGCGAAGGCCGAGGACGAAGGCGTCCGCATCGTCGACAAGGCGAAGGGCGACGCCGCCACGCTCCGTTCGGACGCGCAGAAGGACGCGCAGTCCAAGCGCGAGGAGGCGGACGCGCTCTTCGAGGAGACCCGCGCCAAGGCCGCCCAGGCCGCCGCGGACTTCGAGACGAACCTCGCCAAGCGGCGCGAGCAGTCGGAGCGCGATCTGGCGTCCCGTCAGGCGAAGGCCGAGAAGCGGCTGGCGGAGATCGAGCACCGCGCCGAGCAGCTGCGTCTGGAGGCCGAGAAGCTGCGTACGGACGCGGAGCGCCGGGCCCGGCAGACCGTCGAGACGGCCCAGCGTCAGTCCGAGGACATCGTGGCCGACGCGAACGCCAAGGCCGACCGGATCCGCAGCGAATCGGAGCGCGAGCTGGCGGCGCTCACCAACCGCCGCGACTCGATCAACGCGCAGCTGACCAACGTCCGCGAGATGCTGGCCACGCTGACCGGAGCCGCGGTGGCCGCCGCGGGCACCCCGGCCGACGACGAGCCGATCTCGCGCGGTGTCCCGGCTCAGCAGTCCCGCTGA
- a CDS encoding ABC transporter ATP-binding protein, producing the protein MIEVAGLTKRFGRKVAVDDLSFTVRPGVVTGFLGPNGAGKSTTMRMMLDLDNPTSGTVRIDGKHYRELSEPLKYIGALLEAKAMHGGRSAYNNLLCLAQSNRIPASRITEVLDMVGLTSVAKGKSKGFSMGMGQRLGIASALLGDPEILMFDEPVNGLDPEGIHWIRNLMKGLAAEGRTVFVSSHLMSEMALTADHLIVIGQGRLLANTSMADFIHENSRSYTRLRSPDRERLKDALDEAGLTAVEGAGGVLEIDGVEPERLGELAARHGIVLHELSSQRASLEEAFMQMTAESVEYHAHTNPGGPGGAAPPATGWGSPGWGTPGRGGNDQGKGA; encoded by the coding sequence ATGATCGAGGTTGCGGGGCTCACCAAACGCTTCGGCCGCAAGGTCGCCGTGGACGATCTCTCCTTCACGGTGAGACCCGGAGTGGTGACGGGTTTTCTGGGACCCAACGGCGCGGGCAAGTCGACGACGATGCGGATGATGCTCGATCTGGACAACCCGACCAGCGGAACGGTCAGGATCGACGGGAAGCACTACCGGGAACTCTCCGAGCCCCTCAAGTACATCGGCGCGCTGCTGGAGGCCAAGGCCATGCACGGCGGGCGCAGCGCCTACAACAATCTCCTCTGTCTGGCGCAGAGCAACCGCATTCCGGCGAGCCGGATCACCGAAGTGCTCGACATGGTCGGGCTGACCTCGGTGGCGAAGGGCAAGTCGAAAGGTTTCTCCATGGGGATGGGGCAGCGGCTCGGTATCGCGTCCGCGCTGCTCGGCGATCCCGAGATCCTGATGTTCGACGAGCCGGTGAATGGTCTGGACCCGGAGGGAATCCACTGGATCCGCAATCTGATGAAGGGGCTCGCCGCCGAGGGCCGTACGGTCTTCGTCTCCAGCCATCTGATGAGTGAAATGGCCCTGACGGCAGACCATTTGATCGTGATCGGACAGGGCAGACTGCTGGCGAACACCTCGATGGCCGACTTCATTCACGAGAATTCCCGCAGCTACACCCGGCTGCGCTCACCGGACCGCGAGCGGCTGAAGGACGCCCTGGACGAAGCCGGTCTCACCGCGGTCGAGGGGGCCGGCGGGGTGCTGGAGATCGACGGGGTGGAGCCCGAGCGGCTCGGTGAGCTGGCCGCGCGCCACGGCATCGTCCTGCATGAGCTGAGTTCCCAGCGCGCCTCGCTGGAGGAGGCGTTCATGCAGATGACGGCGGAGTCGGTCGAGTACCACGCCCACACGAACCCGGGCGGCCCGGGCGGGGCGGCCCCGCCCGCGACCGGGTGGGGCTCGCCGGGGTGGGGGACGCCCGGCCGGGGCGGGAACGACCAGGGCAAGGGAGCCTGA
- a CDS encoding ABC transporter permease subunit codes for MASVPAVLRSEWTKIRTVSSTTWTLISALVVTVALGAALSALINSQFGDLTAAQQATFDPTYTSFSGMILGQLAMVVFGVLVVGSEYSSGMIRTSLAAVPQRATFLFSKILVAGVLALVVGLATGFLSFFLGQALLGDHGTGIGEPNVLRAVIGSGLYMALIAVFSMGVAAMLRSSMLALGILMPFFFLVSQILSAVPGAKDVAHYFPDQAGSRILQVVPDAMNSAGRPYGPWGGLGILVLWVVAALVGGYVVMRKRDA; via the coding sequence ATGGCATCGGTACCGGCGGTCCTCCGGTCGGAGTGGACCAAGATCCGTACGGTCTCCTCGACGACCTGGACCCTGATCAGCGCCCTGGTGGTGACCGTGGCCCTGGGCGCGGCGCTCTCCGCGCTGATCAACTCGCAGTTCGGCGATCTGACCGCGGCCCAGCAGGCCACCTTCGACCCGACGTACACCAGCTTCTCCGGGATGATCCTCGGGCAGCTGGCGATGGTGGTCTTCGGGGTGCTGGTGGTCGGCTCGGAGTACAGCTCGGGCATGATCCGCACCTCACTGGCGGCCGTCCCGCAGCGCGCGACGTTCCTCTTCAGCAAGATCCTGGTGGCCGGGGTGCTGGCGCTGGTGGTCGGGCTCGCGACCGGCTTCCTGTCGTTCTTCCTCGGCCAGGCGCTGCTGGGCGACCACGGTACGGGCATCGGCGAGCCGAACGTACTGCGCGCGGTGATCGGCAGCGGGCTCTACATGGCGCTGATCGCCGTGTTCTCGATGGGCGTCGCGGCGATGCTGCGCAGCTCGATGCTGGCGCTCGGCATCCTGATGCCGTTCTTCTTCCTGGTCTCGCAGATCCTCTCGGCGGTCCCTGGCGCCAAGGACGTGGCCCACTACTTCCCGGACCAGGCCGGATCCCGGATTCTTCAGGTGGTGCCGGACGCGATGAACTCGGCCGGCCGGCCGTACGGGCCGTGGGGCGGCCTGGGGATCCTGGTGCTCTGGGTGGTGGCGGCGCTGGTCGGCGGGTACGTGGTGATGCGGAAGCGGGACGCGTAG
- a CDS encoding ABC transporter ATP-binding protein: protein MIEAIGLTKRYGAQTAVHNLSFQVRPGHVTGFLGPNGSGKSTTMRMIVGLDRPTSGDVKVGGHPFRALPNAPRQVGALLDAKAVHGGRSARNHLLSLAQLSGIPATRVDEVLGVVGLQDVARKRTNGFSLGMGQRLGIAAALLGDPQVLLFDEPVNGLDPEGILWVRNLMKQLASEGRTVFVSSHLMSEMAVTADHLIVIGRGRLLADMSVKDFISANSADFARVRTPEGDPGQREKLTTVLAEAGGQVLSEPGGALRITGLALPRISDLAHEAGVRLWELSPHQASLEEAYMRMTQSTVDYRSTADELAGFQPPQPGYGAGSQGYVTPVVPEVPQQGWYAPPPPGRNPYATAPAPAAGPTKSDTDEDAR, encoded by the coding sequence ATGATCGAGGCGATCGGCCTGACCAAGCGCTACGGCGCCCAGACGGCCGTGCACAACCTTTCCTTCCAGGTGCGGCCCGGACACGTCACCGGGTTCCTCGGCCCCAACGGTTCCGGAAAATCGACGACGATGCGCATGATCGTCGGGCTGGACCGGCCGACCTCGGGAGACGTGAAGGTCGGCGGACACCCGTTCCGCGCGCTGCCCAACGCACCGCGCCAGGTCGGCGCGCTGCTCGACGCCAAGGCGGTGCACGGCGGGCGCAGCGCGCGCAACCATCTGCTGTCGCTGGCCCAGCTCTCCGGCATCCCGGCCACCAGGGTGGACGAGGTGCTCGGTGTGGTCGGGCTCCAGGACGTCGCCAGGAAGCGGACGAACGGCTTCTCGCTCGGTATGGGGCAGCGGCTGGGCATCGCGGCGGCGCTGCTCGGCGACCCGCAGGTGCTGCTGTTCGACGAGCCGGTGAACGGTCTGGACCCGGAGGGGATCCTCTGGGTGCGCAATCTGATGAAGCAGCTCGCGAGCGAGGGCAGGACGGTCTTCGTCTCCTCGCACCTGATGAGCGAGATGGCGGTGACCGCCGACCACCTGATCGTGATCGGCCGGGGCCGGCTCCTCGCGGACATGAGCGTCAAGGACTTCATCTCCGCGAACTCGGCGGACTTCGCCCGGGTCCGTACTCCGGAGGGCGACCCGGGGCAGCGCGAGAAGCTGACGACGGTGCTGGCGGAGGCCGGCGGCCAGGTGCTGTCCGAGCCGGGCGGCGCGCTGCGGATCACGGGGCTGGCGCTGCCGCGCATCAGCGATCTGGCGCACGAGGCCGGGGTGCGGCTCTGGGAGCTGTCGCCGCACCAGGCGTCGCTGGAGGAGGCGTACATGCGGATGACGCAGAGCACGGTGGACTACCGTTCGACGGCCGACGAACTGGCCGGATTCCAGCCCCCGCAGCCGGGTTACGGGGCGGGTTCGCAGGGGTACGTGACGCCGGTCGTGCCCGAGGTGCCGCAGCAGGGCTGGTACGCCCCGCCGCCGCCCGGCCGGAACCCGTACGCCACGGCCCCCGCACCGGCCGCGGGACCCACGAAGAGCGACACCGACGAGGACGCCCGATGA
- a CDS encoding ABC transporter permease subunit: MTTPYQQPGYPQAPRPGAPPQQGTPPQHPGPQHGPAPVGGLFGYTSPIPARRAHLGDAVTSEWTKIRSVRSTMWTLGVMIALMAGTGLLVAAAVAATGDVGNQNVLILGFFGVLLGTMCVITLGVLVIASEYGTGLIRTTLTACPSRARVLAAKSLVFFLLVFVVSTVTTLVVGALQVAVLDGRSPTGDEWLSSTVGVSLYLALLGLLSLAVGALIRHSAGAITVMIGVVLLPLVMAIFMFSESLASLREALFTYSIPAQLAVFYGSDVSLDTAASGPQGWEPLWIMLGVTAVAMAGAFFSLDRRDV, translated from the coding sequence ATGACGACCCCGTACCAGCAGCCCGGTTACCCGCAGGCCCCGCGGCCCGGCGCCCCGCCGCAGCAGGGCACCCCGCCGCAGCACCCCGGGCCGCAGCACGGCCCCGCGCCGGTCGGCGGCCTCTTCGGGTACACCTCGCCGATCCCGGCCCGGCGCGCTCATCTCGGCGACGCCGTGACCTCGGAGTGGACCAAGATCCGCTCCGTACGGTCCACCATGTGGACGCTCGGCGTGATGATCGCGCTGATGGCGGGCACCGGGCTGCTGGTGGCGGCGGCGGTCGCCGCCACCGGTGACGTCGGCAACCAGAACGTGCTCATCCTCGGTTTCTTCGGTGTCCTGCTCGGCACCATGTGCGTGATCACGCTGGGAGTGCTGGTCATCGCCTCCGAGTACGGCACGGGCCTGATCCGTACGACCCTGACCGCGTGCCCCAGCCGGGCCCGGGTGCTGGCGGCGAAGTCGCTGGTCTTCTTCCTGCTCGTCTTCGTGGTCTCGACGGTCACCACGCTGGTGGTGGGCGCGCTCCAGGTCGCCGTCCTGGACGGCCGCTCGCCCACCGGTGACGAGTGGCTCAGTTCGACCGTGGGAGTCAGCCTCTACCTGGCCCTGCTGGGGCTGCTGTCGCTGGCGGTCGGCGCGCTGATCCGGCACTCGGCAGGCGCGATCACCGTGATGATCGGGGTGGTTCTGCTGCCGCTGGTCATGGCGATCTTCATGTTCTCGGAGTCGCTGGCCTCCCTGCGCGAGGCCCTGTTCACCTACAGCATCCCGGCCCAGCTGGCGGTGTTCTACGGCAGCGACGTCTCCCTCGACACCGCCGCCTCGGGACCGCAGGGCTGGGAGCCGCTGTGGATCATGCTCGGGGTGACCGCGGTCGCGATGGCGGGGGCGTTCTTCTCGCTCGACCGGCGCGACGTGTGA
- a CDS encoding ATP/GTP-binding protein, with product MSPRRNRPRGGESPTESAGEAGERYGGFQRSETWQGENWSVRHVAGASAAGKRYRCPGCDQEIPSSVPHVVAWPEYSGVEERRHWHQACWKAKDRRTSRVQRSRNAPKY from the coding sequence GTGTCCCCGCGCCGCAACCGCCCACGAGGCGGCGAGAGTCCGACCGAGAGCGCCGGCGAGGCGGGGGAGCGGTACGGGGGCTTCCAGAGATCCGAAACATGGCAGGGCGAGAACTGGTCAGTCCGCCACGTGGCCGGGGCAAGTGCCGCGGGCAAGCGGTACCGCTGCCCGGGATGCGACCAGGAGATCCCCTCCTCGGTGCCGCACGTGGTGGCCTGGCCCGAGTACAGCGGGGTGGAGGAGCGGCGCCACTGGCACCAGGCGTGCTGGAAGGCGAAGGACCGCCGCACCTCGCGGGTGCAGCGGTCCCGTAACGCGCCGAAGTACTGA
- a CDS encoding LLM class flavin-dependent oxidoreductase, whose protein sequence is MRVGAFVLAAQFPGQGQGEALHRAVRTTELAEESGLDSVWLAEHHFVPYGVCPSAVTLAGLLLGRTRHIRVGTAVSVLPNVHPVALGEQAALLHLLSGGRFTLGVGRGGPWVDLEVFGTGLRAYERDFPESLGLLLRWLREPRVSASGDRFGFREVQVVPRPDELIAPDQETGRSTGGAAGSGRPGSGPGSGSGGSVGPGGPETIMACTSPTSVKLAAEHGLPMLLGMHCGDEEKAEMVGLWRTHARAAGRPAAEIAEAAHVSAGVAQIADHRTEAAETLVKAMPGWLRQGLGAHVTVDGRERTMRDPVAYTELLCGLHPVGGPRLAADRLAATAERTGITRFALLVEGSGDLAATEENVRRLGADVLPLLA, encoded by the coding sequence ATGCGTGTTGGAGCTTTTGTACTGGCCGCCCAGTTCCCGGGCCAGGGACAGGGGGAAGCCCTGCACCGGGCGGTACGCACCACCGAGCTGGCGGAGGAGTCCGGGCTCGACTCGGTCTGGCTGGCCGAGCACCACTTCGTGCCGTACGGCGTCTGCCCGTCGGCCGTGACCCTGGCCGGGCTGCTCCTCGGCCGCACCCGACACATCCGGGTGGGTACGGCGGTCAGCGTGTTGCCGAACGTACATCCGGTGGCGCTCGGCGAGCAGGCGGCGCTCCTGCATCTGCTGTCCGGCGGGCGGTTCACACTCGGGGTGGGCAGGGGCGGCCCCTGGGTCGACCTGGAGGTGTTCGGGACCGGTCTGAGGGCCTACGAGCGGGACTTTCCCGAGTCCCTCGGCCTCCTGCTGCGCTGGCTGCGCGAGCCGCGCGTATCGGCCTCCGGGGACCGCTTCGGCTTCCGCGAGGTCCAGGTCGTCCCCCGGCCCGACGAGCTGATCGCCCCGGACCAGGAGACGGGGCGGTCCACCGGCGGCGCGGCCGGCTCCGGCCGTCCCGGCAGCGGTCCGGGCAGTGGCTCCGGCGGCTCCGTTGGTCCCGGCGGTCCCGAGACGATCATGGCCTGTACCTCGCCGACGAGCGTGAAACTGGCCGCGGAGCACGGTCTGCCGATGCTGCTGGGTATGCACTGCGGCGACGAGGAGAAGGCGGAGATGGTCGGCCTCTGGCGCACGCACGCCCGCGCGGCGGGCCGCCCGGCGGCGGAGATCGCGGAGGCCGCGCATGTGTCGGCCGGGGTGGCTCAGATCGCGGACCACCGGACCGAGGCGGCGGAGACCCTGGTCAAGGCGATGCCGGGCTGGCTGCGCCAGGGGCTCGGCGCGCATGTGACGGTCGACGGCAGGGAGCGCACGATGCGCGACCCCGTCGCGTACACGGAACTGCTGTGCGGTCTGCACCCGGTGGGCGGGCCCCGGCTGGCGGCGGACCGGCTGGCGGCGACCGCCGAGCGCACGGGCATCACACGGTTCGCGCTGCTCGTGGAAGGCTCGGGCGATCTGGCGGCGACGGAGGAGAACGTACGGCGCCTGGGGGCCGACGTACTGCCGCTCCTCGCCTGA
- a CDS encoding SCO5389 family protein has product MSLDVSPALLDQAERGEVDEAAFVDCVRTSLPYAWEMISSLVAQLKVDGGQFADNQTPPPDEQARGQLLRALASDAIRGALQRHFGVRLAFQNCHRVAVFPLDHSVDERLSRFTSVRGQLLNQSPELRDC; this is encoded by the coding sequence ATGTCGCTCGACGTCTCACCGGCGCTGTTGGATCAGGCCGAGCGAGGCGAGGTTGACGAAGCGGCTTTCGTCGACTGCGTCCGGACCTCCCTGCCCTACGCATGGGAGATGATCAGTTCTCTGGTGGCTCAGCTGAAGGTGGACGGTGGACAGTTCGCCGACAACCAGACGCCCCCGCCGGACGAGCAGGCACGCGGGCAGCTGCTGCGCGCGCTTGCCAGTGATGCCATTCGTGGCGCTCTTCAGCGACATTTCGGAGTGCGGCTCGCATTCCAGAACTGCCACCGTGTCGCGGTGTTTCCGCTGGACCACTCGGTCGACGAGCGGCTGTCCCGCTTCACCTCGGTGAGGGGCCAGCTGCTCAACCAGTCACCCGAACTCCGGGACTGCTGA
- the nucS gene encoding endonuclease NucS, with amino-acid sequence MRLVIARCSVDYAGRLTAHLPSSPRLILVKADGSVSIHADDRAYKPLNWMSPPCTLKEGVDDEAGVWTVVNKAGEKLIITMEEVLHDSSHELGVDPGLIKDGVEAHLQELLADRIETLGEGYTLIRREYPTAIGPVDILCRDADGATVAVEIKRRGEIDGVEQLTRYLELLNRDPHLAPVRGVFAAQEIKPQARVLATDRGIGCVVLDYNGMRGIEDDKLRLF; translated from the coding sequence ATGCGTCTCGTCATCGCCCGCTGCTCCGTCGACTACGCGGGCCGCCTCACCGCCCATCTGCCCTCCTCCCCCCGCCTCATCCTGGTCAAGGCCGACGGCAGTGTGTCGATCCACGCCGACGACCGGGCGTACAAACCGCTCAACTGGATGTCTCCGCCGTGCACCCTGAAAGAGGGTGTGGACGACGAGGCCGGCGTATGGACCGTCGTGAACAAAGCGGGCGAGAAATTGATCATCACCATGGAAGAGGTCCTGCACGACTCCTCCCATGAGCTGGGCGTCGACCCCGGTCTCATCAAGGACGGCGTGGAGGCACACCTCCAGGAACTGCTCGCCGACCGGATCGAGACACTGGGCGAGGGCTACACCCTGATCCGCCGCGAGTACCCGACGGCGATCGGCCCGGTGGACATCCTGTGCCGCGACGCGGACGGCGCGACGGTGGCCGTGGAGATCAAGCGGCGTGGCGAGATCGACGGCGTCGAGCAGCTCACCCGCTATCTGGAACTCCTCAACCGCGACCCCCATCTGGCCCCGGTCAGAGGGGTGTTCGCGGCCCAGGAGATCAAGCCGCAGGCCCGGGTGCTGGCGACGGACCGGGGCATCGGATGCGTCGTCCTGGACTACAACGGCATGCGCGGCATCGAGGACGACAAGCTGCGGCTGTTCTGA
- a CDS encoding ATP-binding protein, with protein MDPIHRGPEEYGHDGARDGGGEHPGESTGVAHGAPHGAPGGASHDAPRDTPRDVTPPASAQPPARSEVVTASSGAVAHIKGGGPVTPPPARTVQLISGDLLLTVNPVDGSEIEHCPPGHRTATPARRTAEERAALQRAGRPPVPPGPAAPPLPLLERGQERERVTELLGRGRSVRLTGAPGSGRTALLEAVAADCAALAPDGVVRLSGHRRTGTELLYELYAAVHRAPLVRPDRAALRELVRDIGAVVVLDDLELGAEALDELLAATPECAYLLAATPETEPPSADARLEEVPLGGLGRGSSLELLERVVERALTDEEANWAGDLWFESEGLPLRFVQAGALLRQRDRLRAGAEVSDEFEPFERPAEPAQDALSARSFERVTSDTPRESADGPDAYDIPLPTLGEGAAPAALLASRLSEAARATLRFAVALGGEVPHQAHLPALVGDTHADAALGELMSCGLLTPVGPRYRLAPGVAAQLTERGYADDATAHAHTAAQHYAWWAGHPSVTPERAVAEADAILAAMGPLVPGQEAVHPSAAVLLARSAAPAFLAGLHWGAWERVLRSGSEAARLAGEVAEEAYFHHELGVLALCLGNLDRARAELEASIGMRGAVADKIGTVAGRRALALVTDREGRLPGAEAPTVRYEGTPSPAAVTPPQPYGADPAYGAGPPAGPGSGAGTGIGVGVGTGSGIGSGVGIGSGSGSGSGENVTQPVAHNEQGPVTVVSRPGAHGRRRPAFGGARRNLVAAGAGAVLAAVLGTVVTLGATSGNKDVPADKLRTEQSADPDSDDDTTPAEQPVDNANNDPGGPWTERNAPDAPAPTGSAGPSETESPSEDSPSDGETTPDGESPSEPEESSGLPSEPSASHSTTPPSSPSSPASPSTPPPTEEPSPEEPTDTESDPPPSSPQTSLSGPMPSTTVSADEPTATASDEPDTTGGTVL; from the coding sequence ATGGACCCGATACACCGGGGACCGGAAGAGTACGGTCACGACGGAGCACGCGACGGCGGTGGCGAACACCCCGGCGAGAGCACGGGCGTGGCGCACGGCGCGCCGCACGGCGCGCCCGGTGGCGCGTCACACGACGCGCCGCGTGACACACCGCGCGACGTGACACCACCCGCGTCCGCGCAGCCGCCCGCGCGCTCCGAAGTCGTCACCGCCTCCTCGGGCGCCGTCGCGCACATCAAGGGCGGCGGCCCCGTCACCCCGCCGCCCGCGCGCACCGTCCAGCTCATCTCGGGCGACCTCCTGCTGACCGTCAACCCCGTCGACGGCAGCGAGATCGAGCACTGCCCGCCCGGCCACCGCACCGCCACGCCCGCCCGGCGCACCGCCGAGGAGCGCGCGGCGCTCCAGCGCGCGGGCCGCCCGCCCGTGCCCCCGGGACCCGCCGCGCCGCCGCTGCCGCTGCTCGAACGCGGCCAGGAGCGCGAGCGCGTGACGGAGCTGCTGGGACGCGGCCGGTCCGTACGCCTCACCGGCGCGCCCGGCTCCGGCCGTACCGCGCTGCTCGAAGCCGTCGCGGCCGACTGCGCGGCCCTCGCGCCCGACGGCGTCGTCCGCCTCTCCGGGCACCGCCGCACCGGCACCGAGCTGCTGTACGAGCTGTACGCGGCCGTCCACCGGGCCCCGCTCGTCCGGCCCGACCGCGCCGCACTGCGCGAACTGGTCCGTGACATCGGCGCGGTGGTCGTCCTCGACGATCTGGAACTGGGCGCCGAGGCGCTGGACGAACTCCTCGCCGCCACCCCCGAATGCGCCTACCTGCTGGCCGCCACCCCCGAGACCGAACCGCCCTCGGCGGACGCGCGCCTGGAGGAGGTCCCGCTCGGCGGACTCGGCCGCGGCTCCTCGCTCGAACTGCTGGAGCGCGTCGTGGAACGGGCGCTCACCGACGAGGAGGCCAACTGGGCGGGCGACCTCTGGTTCGAGTCCGAGGGCCTGCCGCTGCGCTTCGTCCAGGCGGGCGCGCTGCTGCGCCAGCGCGACCGGCTGCGCGCCGGAGCCGAGGTCTCCGACGAGTTCGAGCCCTTCGAACGCCCCGCCGAACCCGCCCAGGACGCCCTCTCCGCCCGCTCCTTCGAACGCGTCACCAGCGACACGCCCCGCGAGAGCGCGGACGGGCCCGACGCCTACGACATCCCGCTGCCCACCCTCGGCGAGGGCGCCGCGCCCGCCGCGCTGCTCGCCTCCCGGCTGAGCGAAGCCGCCCGCGCCACCCTGCGGTTCGCCGTCGCGCTCGGCGGCGAGGTCCCGCACCAGGCCCATCTGCCGGCCCTGGTCGGCGACACCCACGCCGACGCGGCCCTCGGCGAACTCATGAGCTGCGGCCTGCTCACCCCGGTCGGTCCGCGCTACCGGCTCGCCCCCGGCGTCGCCGCGCAGCTGACCGAGCGGGGATACGCGGACGACGCGACCGCCCACGCCCACACCGCCGCCCAGCACTACGCCTGGTGGGCCGGACACCCCTCCGTCACCCCCGAGCGCGCCGTCGCCGAGGCCGACGCCATCCTCGCCGCGATGGGCCCGCTGGTGCCCGGCCAGGAGGCCGTCCACCCCAGCGCCGCCGTACTGCTGGCCCGCAGCGCCGCGCCCGCCTTCCTGGCCGGGCTGCACTGGGGCGCCTGGGAGCGCGTCCTGCGCTCCGGATCCGAGGCCGCGCGGCTCGCCGGCGAGGTCGCCGAGGAGGCGTACTTCCACCACGAGCTGGGCGTCCTCGCGCTCTGCCTCGGCAATCTCGACCGGGCCCGCGCCGAGCTGGAGGCGTCCATCGGGATGCGCGGCGCCGTCGCCGACAAGATCGGCACGGTCGCGGGCCGCCGGGCGCTGGCCCTGGTCACGGACCGCGAGGGCAGGCTGCCCGGGGCTGAGGCACCGACCGTACGGTACGAGGGAACGCCGTCGCCCGCCGCCGTCACACCGCCCCAGCCGTACGGCGCGGACCCGGCGTACGGAGCGGGGCCGCCCGCCGGGCCGGGCTCCGGCGCGGGGACCGGCATCGGTGTCGGCGTCGGAACCGGCTCCGGCATCGGGTCCGGCGTCGGCATCGGCTCCGGCTCCGGCTCCGGCTCCGGCGAGAACGTCACACAGCCGGTCGCGCACAACGAGCAGGGGCCCGTCACCGTCGTCTCCCGGCCCGGCGCGCACGGCCGCCGCCGCCCGGCGTTCGGCGGCGCCCGCCGCAACCTGGTCGCGGCCGGCGCGGGCGCGGTGCTCGCCGCCGTCCTGGGCACGGTGGTGACCCTGGGCGCGACCTCCGGCAACAAGGACGTACCGGCGGACAAGCTCCGTACGGAACAGTCGGCGGACCCGGACAGCGACGACGACACCACCCCCGCGGAACAGCCCGTCGACAACGCGAACAACGACCCCGGCGGGCCGTGGACCGAGCGGAACGCCCCGGACGCCCCGGCCCCGACGGGCAGCGCCGGCCCCTCCGAGACGGAGTCCCCCTCCGAGGACAGCCCGTCGGACGGTGAGACGACCCCCGACGGCGAGAGTCCGTCCGAGCCGGAGGAGTCCTCCGGCCTTCCGTCGGAGCCCTCGGCCTCGCACTCCACGACGCCGCCGAGCAGCCCCTCGTCCCCGGCGTCCCCGTCGACGCCCCCGCCCACGGAGGAGCCGTCCCCCGAGGAGCCCACGGACACGGAGTCCGACCCGCCGCCGTCCTCGCCCCAGACGTCGCTGAGCGGCCCGATGCCGAGCACGACCGTCAGCGCGGACGAGCCGACGGCGACGGCCTCGGACGAGCCGGACACCACGGGCGGGACGGTGCTGTAG
- a CDS encoding STAS domain-containing protein: protein MHIRGDHAELVVGGRLDVRSAADARTVLHSAVDDGVGDLVLDLTGLDSWDATGLGVIMGAHRRAGRCGRRLVLRGVPPQMQRLLVATRLHRILAIEGGIAAESLPRV, encoded by the coding sequence ATGCACATCAGGGGCGACCACGCCGAGCTGGTCGTCGGGGGCCGCCTCGACGTCCGCAGCGCGGCGGACGCCCGTACGGTCCTGCACTCGGCCGTCGACGACGGAGTCGGCGATCTGGTGCTCGACCTGACCGGACTGGACTCCTGGGACGCCACCGGACTCGGCGTCATCATGGGAGCCCACCGACGCGCCGGGCGGTGCGGCCGGAGGCTTGTGCTGAGGGGTGTCCCCCCGCAGATGCAGCGTCTGCTGGTGGCCACCCGGCTGCACCGCATCCTCGCCATCGAGGGCGGCATCGCCGCTGAATCGCTTCCTCGGGTCTGA